A region of the Silene latifolia isolate original U9 population chromosome 9, ASM4854445v1, whole genome shotgun sequence genome:
ACCTGTCCTTAGCAAATAAAGTTCCTAAATCCCAACCAACACAACTACTCTTTTCCCTCGTCTTCTCCGTCGACTTCCCTTTTTCTTCTTCGCCTTCTCCGCCCATTTCTCCACTCTCACATAGTCACATTATTCACTCCATCACCACCCCCTTCAATCTAGCCTTCTACTCCATCAATGGCTTCCCTTACTAAATTACCAAACTGCCCTTCCTCTTCCCCATCCCTCTCCTTCTCCTCTTCTCTCTCCTCACACATCCTAAAACCCCATCATCGCACAATCACCCTCCCCCGTCGAAACCACACCTTCCAAGTCTCCGCTAAAATCCGCGAAATCTTCATGCCTGCCCTTAGCTCCACCATGACCGAGGGTAAAATCGTCTCTTGGTCGAAATCAGAAGGCGATATTCTCAAGAAAGGCGAATCCGTTGTCGTTGTCGAATCCGACAAGGCTGATATGGATGTTGAGACGTTTTATGATGGGATTCTTGCCGCCATTGTTGTTCCTGAAGGTGAGTCTGCACCTGTTGGAGCTCCGATTGGACTTTTAGCCGAAACCGAGGCTGAAATCGCAGAAGCAAAGGCTAAAGCCGCTGGACAATCCGCCGGAAAATCGACACCTCCACCGGCAGCTCCGTCCGCCGCACCACCGCCTGCGTCGGAGAAGGCGGTGGCGCCGGCGCCAGAGGGAGGGAAGGAGGGAGTAGCCACGCCATACGCGAAGAAATTGGCGAAGCAGCATAAGGTGGAGTTGAGTAAAGTAAAAGGGACGGGGAATTACGGGAGGATTACGCCGGAGGATGTCGAAAAGGCGGCGGGAATTGTGTCGAAGAAGGCGCCAGAAGTTGTTGTGGCTGCGGCCGAGGCAGCTGCTCCGGCTGCAAAGGCGGTTGTTAGTGGTGGTAGTGGTAGTTTTGTGGAGATAGCGGGGTCGAGTGTGGTGCCGTTTACGACAATGCAGGTGGCGGTGGCGAGGAATATGGTGGAGAGTTTGTCTGTACCGACTTTTCGGGTTGGGTATCCGGTTGTGACGGATGCGCTTGATGCTCTTTATCAGAAGGTAGTTCATATTCAACTCTTCTCCTATTGATGCTTTGATTGTAGTTTTAGCCCTTTTACTTTAGGAGGAAGATCGGTCGAAAATCGTAGAATTGTAGATTGGTACTATTTGAATTTACATTGTGGCTATATTATTTTGCTAGAGTATCACATCATGATTTATTCTTCTTGTGTGATCGCAAACATACAATAGTTATGCCGGTTAGATAGTTGCTTTGAGCCTTTGACAGATAAAACTGAATAAATTTTACTCGGAAGGGgccaattataagatgacaagtggaccaaattgctcatcaaatgcaatactaaaatagaaaggacaacaattgacttagacacccaaaaatggaaaaggacaacaaatgaccgggacagagacAGAGGGAGTACTACATTGTGTGCATAGTAGATAGGTTGCTGTAATTGGGTATGATTAGTAGATAGTTTTGTTGGTTTGATTCATTGAATATGATGATTAGGTTAAGAAGAAGGGAGTGACAATGACTGCATTGCTGGCAAAAGCGGCTGCAATGGCGCTTGTTCAGCATCCTGTGGTTAATAGTACGTGTAAGGATGGGAAGGGATTTACTTATAACGAGAAGATAAACATTGCTGTTGCAGTGTCGATTGACGGGGGATTGATCACACCTGTTTTACAGGATGCTGATAAGGTATGTGGACTTTAACTGTTAAGTCATGCTGATATTACGTTTCAGATCTTAGTTAATGTTGTATGAAGTATCTAATAGAATAATTAATTGGTAGATTGTTAGTGATTATCAGTTGTCAATTATctatcgttttttttttgttgtgaaATGCAGTTGGATCTATATTTGTTATCACAAAAATGGAAAGAACTAGTAGAAAAGGCTCGTGCTAAACAACTCCAACCTCACGAGTATAACTCAGGTTAGGTTCTATTATCTGTATTTCATTTAAGGTATTTGTTATGAGCACAGTTTAAATCATTTTTAAAATGGTCAGAGTTGCTTATAATTTTTGCTGGTTTGAATGAATTTATGTTAGGTACATTCACCCTTTCCAACTTGGGCATGTTTGGGGTGGACAGATTTGACGCAATTCTTCCTCCTGGCCAGGTGATTGACTAGTTCCAAATTTCTCTGACAAAAATGCTTTCTGAAAATTAATTTACGGTGTGCATAGTGGTTGTAACAGTACTTGTTCCATGACGCATTGCTGTAAGAAACTATTAGGCTGAGTATAATTATGTGGATTTTAACCAGGGAGCTATTATGGCTGTGGGAGCATCGAAGCCAactgttgttgctgatgctgacGGTTTCTTCTCAGTCAAAAACAAAATGCTGGTgagttttatttcttttcttgatAAGCTTGAGCTCTGGTGTTTCACTGCACCAACTAGAAGATAGGTTAATGATTTTCGACACTAGGTGTGTGATTCTTGCGTGTATGATTTTCTGCACATGAATATTAGATGTCCTCCCTGATTATCATATGATGCCATAGATTAACTGCCTGAACATTAAAGTTTAGACTTTTGTGAGTACTTTCGAGAGCTTTCACCAGGTGAATAATGCTCGTACTGGGCTAAATAATATCCGAGTTGCTTATTTGAGTATCTTTGAGTAGAGAGGTTATTAATATCTCTTCTAGAGTTCTATCCATTTTATAAATTAACTTGTAGATAAGTTGCAAAATGGAACATCTTCGTTTTGATGGGTTTGCTTTGCTACCAGTTGATCGAACGACTGAATGAATCTTTTTTCCTAAAGATAACTTGATATGTATTCCGGCTCTTAAGCGTCAAGCTTTTCAGCGAGCCTTCCCATCTAGTCATCTCATTTATGCATCCATGTTAATAGCAATTGGTGTCACTGGTAATATCATGATTGTGCATCTTGTCGTCGGGATCGATATGTTACCCCAGACAACATAATCTCCGTGCTTCAAAGATTATTGCCTATTCTAGGTAAAAGGACTAGGGAGGGGTCGGATAGACTCAAACTTACCCGTATGTTGTTCTTTGGCTTATGCTTAGCAACGTAACCAATTTAGATAGTTACGAGACCAATGCACATTTTTTTTGGTACATGGATGCA
Encoded here:
- the LOC141598913 gene encoding dihydrolipoyllysine-residue acetyltransferase component 4 of pyruvate dehydrogenase complex, chloroplastic-like: MASLTKLPNCPSSSPSLSFSSSLSSHILKPHHRTITLPRRNHTFQVSAKIREIFMPALSSTMTEGKIVSWSKSEGDILKKGESVVVVESDKADMDVETFYDGILAAIVVPEGESAPVGAPIGLLAETEAEIAEAKAKAAGQSAGKSTPPPAAPSAAPPPASEKAVAPAPEGGKEGVATPYAKKLAKQHKVELSKVKGTGNYGRITPEDVEKAAGIVSKKAPEVVVAAAEAAAPAAKAVVSGGSGSFVEIAGSSVVPFTTMQVAVARNMVESLSVPTFRVGYPVVTDALDALYQKVKKKGVTMTALLAKAAAMALVQHPVVNSTCKDGKGFTYNEKINIAVAVSIDGGLITPVLQDADKLDLYLLSQKWKELVEKARAKQLQPHEYNSGTFTLSNLGMFGVDRFDAILPPGQGAIMAVGASKPTVVADADGFFSVKNKMLVNVTADHRVIYGADLAAFLQTFSKIIQNPDSLTM